The following are from one region of the Rosistilla carotiformis genome:
- a CDS encoding carboxypeptidase-like regulatory domain-containing protein, which yields MKCFRLCTASLVCGVSLLLAGCGTGTGTNNPGVTVHPAGGKVLVDGAPMEGVTVILKGDERGASAKSNAQGEFTFTTFDPGDGVPEGTYKVAVLKRETVGADSSYFDENSPNYGKTPPPEALGKVVDHIAEKYADAETSGLTADVKPGANEFTFEVTSK from the coding sequence ATGAAGTGTTTTCGGCTTTGCACCGCAAGTCTGGTTTGCGGGGTATCCCTGCTGCTCGCCGGCTGCGGCACTGGCACCGGAACGAACAACCCCGGTGTTACCGTCCATCCAGCCGGCGGCAAGGTGTTGGTCGACGGAGCGCCCATGGAAGGGGTTACAGTCATTTTAAAGGGGGATGAGCGGGGCGCTTCGGCAAAGTCAAACGCTCAGGGAGAGTTCACGTTCACGACGTTTGACCCGGGGGATGGAGTTCCTGAAGGGACTTATAAAGTTGCGGTCCTAAAGCGTGAAACCGTCGGCGCGGACAGTTCGTATTTCGACGAAAATTCGCCCAACTACGGCAAGACACCGCCCCCCGAAGCGTTGGGCAAAGTCGTTGATCATATCGCGGAGAAGTATGCCGATGCCGAAACCTCGGGATTGACCGCCGACGTCAAACCGGGCGCCAACGAATTCACCTTCGAAGTCACAAGCAAGTAG
- a CDS encoding DUF1559 domain-containing protein, which produces MGSKSSPRTGFTLVELLVVIAIIGILVGLLLPAVQAAREAARRMSCGNNLKQLGLAFHNYHDTYKVFPPGLSGTSSGTSHNAGRLSPFVGMLPFIEQQAMYDQIQANGGQTRYPWESTDWWNADLDALACPSDSGRQDRDRGKSNYVCNHGDRATELESYEFERGRGVFLGRKGLQMRDIKDGTSNTIVFCEVVTSLSYGGDALEIPGQVVKEISGIVAAPSACKAAASTADKMQFVTGSDGDMRRGDRWADGRPAFTGFQTILPPNSPSCVEGTNSEDPNNAIYSVFSWHPGGVQGCMADGGVRFIAETIDTGNLSAATPGRVNTNSPYGVWGAIGTRGAREVVNLP; this is translated from the coding sequence ATGGGATCTAAGTCTTCCCCCAGAACCGGCTTCACGCTGGTCGAACTCTTGGTCGTGATCGCGATCATCGGAATTTTGGTTGGCCTTTTGTTGCCAGCCGTTCAAGCAGCTCGCGAAGCAGCGCGACGCATGAGTTGCGGTAACAATTTGAAACAGCTCGGTTTGGCGTTTCACAATTACCACGACACCTACAAAGTCTTTCCACCGGGACTTTCAGGTACCTCAAGCGGCACGTCCCACAATGCGGGCCGTTTATCGCCGTTCGTCGGCATGTTGCCCTTTATCGAACAGCAGGCAATGTATGACCAAATTCAAGCTAACGGTGGCCAGACAAGGTACCCTTGGGAAAGCACCGACTGGTGGAATGCTGACCTGGACGCCCTGGCATGCCCTTCGGATTCAGGCCGACAAGACCGTGACCGTGGCAAGTCGAATTATGTCTGCAATCATGGAGACCGAGCTACGGAGCTGGAAAGCTACGAATTTGAACGAGGACGAGGCGTTTTCTTAGGTCGGAAGGGACTGCAGATGCGCGATATCAAGGACGGCACCAGCAACACGATTGTTTTCTGTGAAGTGGTGACCTCGCTGTCCTACGGTGGCGATGCCTTGGAAATTCCTGGCCAGGTCGTAAAAGAAATCAGCGGAATTGTGGCGGCTCCGTCAGCCTGCAAGGCAGCGGCGAGCACCGCCGACAAAATGCAATTTGTCACCGGCAGCGACGGAGATATGCGCCGCGGCGATCGATGGGCCGATGGTCGCCCCGCGTTTACCGGATTTCAAACGATCCTGCCGCCAAACTCGCCATCGTGCGTGGAAGGGACAAACAGCGAAGATCCTAACAATGCGATTTATTCGGTCTTCAGCTGGCACCCAGGGGGCGTCCAAGGCTGCATGGCCGACGGTGGCGTGAGGTTCATTGCCGAAACGATCGACACAGGCAACCTTTCGGCTGCGACTCCAGGTCGCGTGAATACCAATAGCCCCTACGGAGTATGGGGAGCCATCGGCACCCGGGGTGCTCGTGAAGTGGTTAACCTTCCTTAA
- a CDS encoding SixA phosphatase family protein has protein sequence MSRLELIMMRHAKSDWGDVSLSDHDRTLNNRGRRDAPRIGRWILEQDLLPDLVLCSTAVRAQQTIEAVAGEWPVEVPIHDSRTLYHAAPETIIKVVASDAMEAKRVMVVGHNPGMEMLAGHFSGACGHFPTAAILALAFEIPEWSKLRLTCQAITLAATRPKAID, from the coding sequence ATGTCTCGACTTGAATTGATCATGATGCGGCACGCCAAGAGTGACTGGGGAGATGTGTCGTTGTCCGATCACGACCGGACACTCAACAATCGCGGCCGTCGCGACGCGCCGCGAATCGGCCGCTGGATCCTGGAGCAAGATCTGCTTCCCGACCTGGTCCTTTGTTCGACCGCCGTCCGCGCCCAGCAGACGATCGAGGCGGTGGCGGGGGAGTGGCCCGTGGAGGTGCCGATTCACGATAGCCGCACGCTTTATCACGCAGCTCCCGAAACGATCATCAAGGTCGTCGCCAGCGACGCGATGGAGGCGAAGCGGGTGATGGTGGTCGGTCACAATCCAGGCATGGAGATGCTGGCGGGACACTTCAGCGGTGCCTGCGGCCACTTTCCGACTGCAGCGATTCTGGCTCTGGCCTTCGAAATTCCCGAGTGGTCCAAACTACGGCTCACCTGCCAAGCAATCACACTGGCCGCAACGCGTCCCAAGGCGATCGATTAG
- the tilS gene encoding tRNA lysidine(34) synthetase TilS, producing the protein MSETDPLQPICDRVAAIWPAGRWASLRVVVGVSGGADSVCLLRTLAQMADEAASNLIVAHYDHQTRDDSADDAAFVGQLARDLGLDFELGRSASRDPSRSEADLRGERYEFLDAVARRLGARYVAVAHNRDDQVETILHNIFRGTGGSGARGIAAFRPLGEDLVLARPFLNVARQAIEAAMAAMGQAYRNDPTNAEPMWTRNWLRVELLPMLKDPFPQVDESLLRLGQNVGELQAAVDQIAAELETTTVVCEDAIVRIDIAPLQRAPEAVKVALLQGCWKKMDWPQAKMSHRHWKRLTQLLKNSGSEVDPAGFDLPGNVHVSVSNDAIMLTQRL; encoded by the coding sequence GTGTCTGAAACCGATCCCCTTCAACCGATTTGCGACCGAGTCGCTGCCATTTGGCCCGCGGGGCGGTGGGCTTCGCTGCGCGTGGTGGTCGGTGTCAGCGGCGGCGCCGACAGCGTCTGCCTGCTACGGACGTTGGCACAGATGGCCGACGAGGCTGCATCGAATCTGATCGTTGCCCATTACGACCACCAGACCCGCGACGATTCGGCGGACGACGCAGCGTTTGTCGGCCAACTGGCTCGTGATTTGGGACTCGATTTCGAACTCGGCCGCTCCGCGTCGCGCGATCCATCGCGCAGCGAAGCCGATCTCCGCGGGGAACGTTATGAATTCCTCGACGCGGTCGCTCGGCGGCTCGGCGCCCGCTATGTCGCTGTCGCGCACAACCGCGACGATCAAGTCGAAACGATCCTGCACAACATCTTCCGCGGCACTGGCGGATCCGGCGCCCGGGGGATCGCTGCGTTTCGCCCCTTGGGGGAAGACCTCGTGCTGGCTCGTCCCTTTCTGAACGTCGCGCGCCAAGCAATCGAAGCGGCGATGGCGGCGATGGGGCAAGCCTATCGCAACGACCCAACAAACGCCGAACCGATGTGGACGCGGAACTGGTTGCGAGTCGAACTGCTGCCAATGCTCAAGGATCCGTTTCCGCAAGTCGATGAATCGCTCTTGCGTTTGGGGCAAAACGTCGGCGAACTGCAGGCGGCTGTCGATCAAATCGCGGCTGAACTCGAGACGACGACTGTCGTTTGCGAAGACGCTATCGTGCGCATTGATATCGCGCCACTTCAGCGGGCTCCCGAAGCTGTCAAAGTCGCTCTACTGCAAGGTTGTTGGAAAAAAATGGATTGGCCGCAGGCTAAAATGTCGCATCGACACTGGAAACGGTTAACACAGTTGTTGAAGAACAGTGGATCCGAGGTAGATCCGGCCGGTTTTGATCTTCCTGGAAATGTTCACGTTTCGGTATCCAACGACGCGATCATGCTGACCCAACGTCTATAA
- a CDS encoding DUF4256 domain-containing protein: MKKKRESRLDSTEPSEDLLATLQSRFNANESRHRGIRWSDVKARIDSNPAKRAVLERMERTGGEPDVVGRDKKTGAFLFFDCCAESPIGRRSVCYDREALESRKSQPPRDSVLDMAAAIGIDLLCEEQYRELQTLGDFDTKTSSWIRTPAEVRALGGALFGDFRYGQVFIYHNGAQSYYAARGFRGSVSV; encoded by the coding sequence ATGAAAAAGAAACGTGAGTCCCGTCTCGATTCCACCGAGCCATCGGAGGATCTTTTGGCAACGCTTCAGTCGCGATTCAACGCAAATGAGAGCCGGCATCGGGGCATTCGCTGGAGCGATGTCAAAGCGAGAATCGATAGCAATCCCGCGAAACGCGCAGTGCTGGAGAGGATGGAGCGGACCGGCGGTGAGCCCGATGTTGTGGGGCGCGACAAGAAAACCGGAGCTTTCCTGTTTTTCGATTGCTGCGCCGAAAGTCCCATCGGGCGACGCAGTGTTTGCTACGACAGGGAAGCGTTGGAGTCGCGGAAGTCGCAGCCCCCCAGAGATAGCGTGCTCGATATGGCAGCGGCAATCGGGATCGATCTGCTTTGTGAGGAACAATATCGCGAGCTACAAACGCTGGGCGATTTCGACACAAAGACTTCTAGCTGGATTCGAACTCCTGCAGAAGTGCGTGCCCTTGGCGGCGCCTTGTTTGGCGACTTCCGCTATGGTCAGGTCTTCATCTACCACAACGGGGCCCAGAGCTACTACGCCGCCCGCGGCTTTCGCGGATCGGTCAGCGTTTGA
- the purL gene encoding phosphoribosylformylglycinamidine synthase subunit PurL, producing MTLWQIDIYPSEGTVDRDGARIAEEIFELRLADHLDVAMSKSFLVEGDLDADAVSAIAANYLVDPVTQRSVIATVGSDELLASPNANKTLVHVMAKPGVMDPVAQSTIAAIRDGGWQVEGVRTVRKYWLPELPPQQLDQICKRALSNDSIEQVIVGPLQLDRLQIGSAYEFELQHVAIRDLDDAALERLSKEGQLYLTLVEMQTIQKHFRDLGREPTDIELESVAQTWSEHCSHKTLAGRIAYRDENGERRFENMLKETIFAATQSIRKSLGDDDWCVSVFEDNAGVVTFDDEYNICFKVETHNHPSALEPYGGANTGIGGVIRDPLGTGMGAKPICNTDVFCFAPPETAPEDLPAGVLHPRRVMKGVVSGVRDYGNRMGIPTVNGAVYFDPRYLGNPLVYAGNVGLLPVDKCFKEALPGDYIVAMGGRTGRDGIHGATFSSAELTSESESLSGGAVQIGNAITEKMVADVLLQARDAGLYNAVTDCGAGGFSSAVGEMGEKIGAEVWLDKCPLKYDGLSYTEIWISEAQERMVLSVSADQWEPLQKLCESEGVEVTRIGKFEATGNLRLMYGENLVGEVTMHFLHDGRPPIVRDAIYQAPQVCPLEGTVPADHDETLRKILAALNVASKEWIIRQYDHEVQGGSVIKPLVGVQADGPGDAAVVRPRVESRRGIVISNGMNPHFGDFDTYHMAASAIDEAMRNAVAVGADPAKIAILDNFCWGYTDRPETLGSLVRAAIACQDMAIALGTPFISGKDSLNNEFSYNDDDGNRQTIAIPPSLLISAMGQVEDVSKCVTMDLKQARNAIYLVGETKDELGGSHFSLVNKLSGGQVPTVEVQTAKAIFAAMHQAILSGSVRACHDLSEGGLAAAVAEMCFAGELGADLQISDLTQSGLGPEVILFSESNSRFLVEVASDATESFEACFASLPLTRIGSVVEGESLTIRDADQTVMESQWPALKQTWQKPLAFESH from the coding sequence ATGACCCTCTGGCAAATCGATATTTATCCCAGCGAAGGCACGGTCGACCGCGATGGGGCGCGAATCGCCGAAGAGATCTTCGAACTTCGCTTGGCCGACCACTTGGACGTTGCGATGTCCAAGAGTTTTCTTGTCGAAGGTGATTTGGACGCCGATGCGGTCTCCGCGATCGCTGCCAATTATCTCGTCGATCCGGTCACGCAGCGATCGGTGATCGCCACCGTTGGCAGCGACGAACTGCTCGCCTCCCCCAACGCCAACAAAACCTTGGTCCATGTCATGGCCAAGCCGGGCGTGATGGATCCCGTTGCTCAAAGCACCATCGCGGCGATCCGCGACGGCGGTTGGCAAGTCGAAGGGGTCCGGACGGTGCGGAAGTATTGGCTGCCCGAACTGCCGCCGCAACAGCTGGATCAAATCTGCAAGCGGGCCCTATCGAACGATTCGATCGAACAAGTGATCGTGGGACCGCTGCAACTGGACCGGCTGCAAATCGGTTCGGCTTACGAGTTCGAATTGCAACATGTCGCCATCCGTGACTTGGACGATGCCGCGTTGGAACGCCTGAGTAAAGAGGGCCAGCTGTATCTGACGCTCGTCGAGATGCAGACGATCCAAAAGCACTTCCGCGACTTGGGCCGCGAGCCGACCGATATCGAACTCGAATCGGTCGCCCAGACCTGGAGCGAGCACTGCAGCCACAAAACGCTGGCGGGCCGAATCGCATACCGCGACGAAAACGGCGAGCGTCGCTTTGAAAACATGCTCAAAGAAACGATCTTTGCCGCGACCCAATCGATTCGCAAATCGCTGGGCGATGACGATTGGTGCGTCAGCGTGTTCGAAGACAACGCCGGCGTCGTCACCTTCGACGACGAATACAACATCTGCTTCAAAGTCGAAACGCACAACCATCCCTCGGCGCTGGAACCTTACGGCGGGGCAAACACCGGCATCGGCGGCGTGATCCGCGATCCGCTGGGGACCGGGATGGGAGCCAAGCCGATTTGCAACACCGACGTCTTCTGCTTCGCTCCGCCAGAAACCGCTCCCGAAGATCTCCCCGCTGGCGTGCTGCATCCCCGCCGCGTGATGAAAGGTGTCGTCTCGGGCGTCCGCGATTACGGCAACCGGATGGGAATTCCTACGGTCAACGGTGCGGTCTATTTCGACCCGCGTTACCTCGGCAATCCATTGGTCTATGCCGGCAACGTCGGTCTGCTGCCGGTCGACAAATGTTTTAAGGAAGCGTTGCCGGGCGACTACATTGTGGCGATGGGAGGCCGAACCGGCCGCGACGGAATCCACGGCGCGACGTTCAGCAGTGCGGAATTGACCAGCGAGAGCGAATCGCTTTCCGGCGGCGCAGTCCAGATCGGCAATGCGATCACCGAAAAGATGGTCGCCGACGTTCTGCTGCAGGCTCGCGACGCAGGACTCTACAACGCCGTGACCGATTGCGGTGCGGGCGGTTTCAGTAGCGCTGTCGGCGAGATGGGCGAGAAGATTGGTGCGGAGGTTTGGTTGGACAAGTGTCCGCTCAAATACGACGGACTCTCTTACACCGAGATCTGGATCAGCGAAGCGCAAGAGCGAATGGTGCTGTCGGTTTCGGCCGACCAGTGGGAACCGTTGCAGAAGCTCTGCGAAAGCGAAGGGGTCGAAGTCACGCGGATCGGAAAGTTCGAAGCGACCGGCAACCTGCGACTGATGTACGGCGAGAACTTGGTCGGCGAAGTCACGATGCACTTCTTGCACGACGGCCGGCCGCCGATCGTTCGCGATGCGATCTATCAGGCACCGCAAGTCTGCCCGCTGGAGGGAACGGTTCCCGCCGACCACGACGAGACGCTGCGAAAGATTTTGGCCGCGCTGAACGTCGCCAGTAAGGAATGGATCATCCGCCAATACGATCACGAAGTCCAAGGTGGAAGCGTGATCAAGCCGTTGGTTGGTGTGCAAGCCGATGGACCTGGCGACGCTGCGGTCGTGCGACCGCGCGTCGAGAGTCGCCGTGGAATCGTGATCAGCAACGGCATGAACCCGCACTTCGGCGACTTCGATACCTATCACATGGCCGCCAGTGCGATCGACGAAGCGATGCGAAACGCCGTCGCGGTGGGAGCGGATCCGGCGAAGATTGCGATCCTCGACAACTTCTGTTGGGGCTACACCGATCGTCCCGAAACGCTTGGGTCATTGGTCCGTGCGGCGATCGCTTGCCAAGACATGGCGATCGCGTTGGGGACGCCGTTCATCAGCGGCAAAGACAGCTTGAACAACGAATTCAGCTACAACGACGACGATGGCAACCGTCAAACGATTGCTATCCCGCCAAGCCTGTTGATCAGTGCCATGGGACAAGTCGAAGACGTTTCAAAGTGCGTCACGATGGATCTGAAACAGGCTCGCAACGCGATCTATCTAGTTGGCGAAACCAAAGACGAACTCGGCGGATCGCACTTCTCGTTGGTCAACAAGCTTTCCGGCGGCCAGGTACCGACGGTCGAAGTGCAAACGGCCAAAGCGATCTTTGCCGCGATGCATCAAGCGATCCTCAGCGGCAGCGTCCGCGCATGCCACGACCTCAGCGAAGGTGGACTGGCTGCGGCGGTTGCCGAAATGTGTTTCGCTGGCGAATTAGGAGCCGACCTGCAGATCAGCGACCTGACGCAAAGTGGCCTAGGCCCGGAAGTAATCCTGTTCAGCGAATCGAACTCCCGATTCCTGGTCGAAGTTGCCAGCGACGCGACGGAAAGCTTTGAAGCTTGTTTTGCTTCGCTGCCACTAACTCGAATCGGCTCCGTCGTCGAAGGGGAATCGTTAACGATCCGCGACGCCGACCAAACCGTCATGGAATCGCAGTGGCCCGCGTTGAAGCAGACCTGGCAAAAGCCACTCGCCTTCGAATCGCATTAG